A stretch of Streptomyces vietnamensis DNA encodes these proteins:
- a CDS encoding Zn-ribbon domain-containing OB-fold protein, producing the protein MTATPANLPDVDAFTRPYWDAAAEGHLLLRHCAACDRAHHYPREFCPYCWSEDVRWERASGRATLYTWSVVHRNDLPPFGERVPYVAAVVDLAEGPRMMTEVVGVAEGDLRIGMELRVAFREDGDVAVPVFGSASER; encoded by the coding sequence ATGACGGCCACACCGGCGAACCTGCCCGACGTCGACGCCTTCACCCGCCCCTACTGGGACGCCGCCGCCGAAGGACACCTGCTGCTCCGGCACTGCGCCGCCTGCGACCGTGCCCACCACTACCCGCGCGAGTTCTGCCCGTACTGCTGGAGCGAGGACGTCCGCTGGGAGCGGGCGAGCGGCCGCGCGACCCTCTACACCTGGTCGGTCGTCCACCGGAACGACCTCCCGCCCTTCGGCGAGCGCGTCCCGTACGTCGCGGCCGTCGTCGACCTCGCCGAGGGACCGCGCATGATGACGGAGGTCGTGGGCGTGGCGGAGGGGGACCTGCGGATCGGGATGGAGCTGCGGGTCGCGTTCCGCGAAGACGGGGACGTCGCCGTCCCCGTCTTCGGATCGGCATCAGAGCGCTGA
- a CDS encoding ATP-grasp domain-containing protein yields the protein MPRIALIGGNARPITTAHELGVDVVLVHEEGRYEPDFADYCSRILHAPIGDSAAILEVLRPLHAEQPFDAVLSATEYAAIAAGEVADALGVPGTTARTARALKDKAETRRLLDEHDLSPIRHAMVASEQETADFAESVGGRIVVKPADGVASLHVHVVESREDAATAFKQLREAGYTRAIAEEYLEGPVVSVDTFSHRGRHVVFGMSEYQMNDRFVEWEVSTPSRVAAPHRAELTELVGRLLDVVGLTDGPAHSEFVLTPTGPKVLESHDRFAGSGAPELVRRACGVDLYRMFLAVQLGFEELPQTSPVNDHGAAIRFFTPQPGTLKEITGLDTVDALVLTVPPGEAKGNIVPLLSRTREAEVVVVITRHPGDTLPELRSVKDCSSGYVIATGKDADEATAICERVVDQICFHVE from the coding sequence ATGCCCAGAATCGCCCTGATAGGCGGTAACGCCCGGCCGATCACCACCGCCCACGAGCTGGGGGTGGACGTCGTGCTCGTGCACGAGGAGGGACGGTACGAGCCGGACTTCGCCGACTACTGCTCGCGGATCCTCCACGCCCCGATCGGCGACAGCGCCGCCATCCTCGAGGTGCTCCGCCCCCTGCACGCCGAGCAGCCCTTCGACGCCGTCCTGTCGGCCACCGAGTACGCGGCCATCGCGGCCGGCGAGGTCGCCGACGCCCTCGGCGTGCCCGGCACCACCGCCCGTACCGCGCGCGCCCTCAAGGACAAGGCGGAGACCCGGCGGCTGCTCGACGAGCACGACCTGTCCCCGATCCGCCACGCCATGGTCGCCAGCGAGCAGGAGACGGCGGACTTCGCCGAGTCCGTCGGTGGCCGGATCGTCGTCAAGCCCGCGGACGGCGTCGCCAGCCTGCACGTCCATGTCGTGGAGTCCCGCGAGGACGCGGCGACCGCCTTCAAGCAGCTGAGGGAGGCCGGGTACACGCGCGCCATCGCCGAGGAGTACCTCGAAGGACCGGTGGTGAGCGTCGACACCTTCTCCCACCGGGGCAGGCACGTCGTCTTCGGCATGTCCGAGTACCAGATGAACGACCGCTTCGTGGAGTGGGAGGTCAGCACGCCCAGCCGGGTCGCCGCCCCCCACCGGGCCGAGCTGACCGAACTCGTCGGCCGGCTCCTCGACGTCGTCGGTCTCACCGACGGCCCCGCGCACAGCGAGTTCGTCCTCACCCCCACCGGCCCGAAGGTGCTGGAGTCCCACGACCGCTTCGCCGGCAGCGGGGCCCCCGAACTCGTCCGCCGCGCCTGCGGCGTCGACCTGTACCGGATGTTCCTCGCCGTGCAGCTGGGCTTCGAGGAGCTGCCGCAGACCTCGCCCGTCAACGACCACGGGGCCGCGATCCGCTTCTTCACCCCCCAGCCCGGCACCCTCAAGGAGATCACCGGCCTCGACACCGTGGACGCCCTCGTCCTCACCGTCCCCCCGGGCGAGGCCAAGGGCAACATCGTGCCGCTGCTCTCCCGGACCCGGGAGGCCGAGGTCGTCGTCGTCATCACCCGCCACCCCGGCGACACCCTGCCCGAGCTGCGGTCGGTGAAGGACTGCAGCTCCGGCTACGTGATCGCCACCGGAAAGGACGCCGACGAGGCCACGGCCATCTGCGAGCGCGTCGTCGACCAGATCTGCTTCCACGTCGAATAG
- a CDS encoding ATP-grasp domain-containing protein translates to MSILILQRKNLSRRRHLERARSYATQHGERLLLMMKDPTWEADYVDRVVVADTSDLTETETAVKQLVHDENEPIRAVVTFTDSGVPMAARVAAVLGLPAVSERTAYLARDKFAMRQAAAEGGVAQPAFDLARTVDEAKEKAARIGYPLILKPFIGYGSMYVRRIDDERDLEEHFEELRTGAWEGFDWDPLYAEALRLYEGALLLEEFVPGAEVSVESLIVDGATRVIAVHDKPLPTGPTFEEVYACTPTRLPAHVVERLEEATARVHEALGIRTGGSHVEFRLRGEEPVLLEAAARLGGGPICRSVQLSTGVDMVGAVLDLACGRTPRIEPAERRTHVGFWNIFPAEPGFLTEVDGRDRAVEDPRVDEIQIYREPGEFLDVPPRTFQSHGHLIFKVDEAEDLDGTFEELVRTVRLRTRP, encoded by the coding sequence ATGAGCATCCTGATCCTGCAGAGGAAGAACCTCAGCCGCCGCCGCCACCTGGAGCGGGCGAGGAGCTACGCCACGCAGCACGGCGAGCGGCTGCTGCTGATGATGAAGGATCCCACCTGGGAGGCCGACTACGTCGACCGGGTGGTCGTCGCGGACACCTCCGACCTGACGGAGACCGAGACCGCCGTCAAGCAGCTGGTGCACGACGAGAACGAGCCGATCCGCGCCGTGGTGACCTTCACCGACAGCGGGGTGCCCATGGCGGCCCGGGTGGCGGCCGTGCTCGGCCTGCCCGCGGTGAGCGAACGCACCGCCTATCTGGCCCGCGACAAGTTCGCCATGCGGCAGGCGGCGGCCGAGGGCGGTGTCGCCCAGCCGGCCTTCGACCTCGCGCGGACCGTGGACGAGGCGAAGGAGAAGGCCGCCCGGATCGGCTACCCGCTGATCCTCAAGCCCTTCATCGGCTACGGAAGCATGTACGTCCGCAGGATCGACGACGAGCGGGACCTCGAGGAGCACTTCGAGGAGCTGCGGACCGGAGCCTGGGAGGGCTTCGACTGGGATCCCCTGTACGCCGAGGCGCTCCGGCTCTACGAAGGGGCGCTGCTCCTCGAGGAGTTCGTGCCGGGCGCCGAGGTCAGCGTCGAGTCGCTGATCGTCGACGGTGCCACCCGGGTGATCGCGGTCCACGACAAGCCGCTGCCCACCGGCCCCACCTTCGAGGAGGTCTACGCCTGCACCCCCACCCGCCTGCCCGCGCACGTGGTGGAGCGGCTGGAGGAGGCCACCGCCCGGGTGCACGAGGCACTGGGCATCCGCACCGGTGGCAGCCACGTGGAGTTCCGGCTCCGCGGCGAGGAGCCCGTGCTCCTGGAGGCCGCGGCCCGGCTCGGCGGCGGCCCGATCTGCCGCTCCGTGCAGCTCAGCACGGGAGTCGACATGGTCGGCGCGGTCCTCGACCTGGCCTGCGGCCGGACGCCGCGGATCGAGCCGGCCGAGCGCAGGACACATGTGGGCTTCTGGAACATCTTCCCCGCCGAGCCGGGCTTCCTCACCGAGGTCGACGGCCGGGACCGGGCCGTCGAGGACCCCCGGGTGGACGAGATCCAGATCTACCGCGAGCCCGGCGAGTTCCTCGACGTCCCGCCGCGGACCTTCCAGAGCCACGGACACCTGATCTTCAAGGTCGACGAGGCCGAAGACCTGGACGGCACCTTCGAGGAACTGGTCCGCACCGTGCGGCTGCGGACGCGTCCCTGA
- a CDS encoding serine/threonine-protein kinase translates to MPLESGDPRQIGAFRLLGVLGSGGMGRVYLGAVPGTFAAVKRVLPVLAEDADFLSHFGHELDNLARLPAGANTKLLASDRTAKPPWFATEFIPGITLNEAIRLNGGPLAGGALWRLLREAAAGLRVVHGADMVHRDLKPSNVMLTGGGLSLIDFGVARAADQSRLTKTGMVIGTPAYMAPEQAVADRQLTGAADVFALGSLLLYAANGRPPFGDGSGPDLLYRVVHGEPDFGRLTEGDPELAELVRKCLAKDPADRPTADELVGLTEEHAAGAVWPAAVAERIAERAAFAAGAPTAEQLEELERTDPTRDVATASLTPQAPQASKEPATGSPDPLAVTGQAVPSTPRWRRNKYVMLAVPVVVATGTTLTVALSPYVGKLGASPEASPSSVASQPASVPPSSGTAKPSAKPSAKPSAKPSGKASGKPSPGAPVPPATGGGDAGGSVIGGGSVTGGGGSSTTTSGGSGSGSGSGSASGGSGSGSASGSGSGSASGSGSSGGSGSTTQQPAPPPPTTQPTTRPPSSGGSAPSGTYSLENANTGNCLAEYNAGFGDLVTTAECGSRGSNGTTYWFSWTYASGANGTFRLINKKSGRCLQPAGNTTVTTAACNGASLQSWKVVSSSSSGRTFKNMSDGQCLTAGSFAMDYACGSGTNQLWRNISAL, encoded by the coding sequence ATGCCCCTCGAGTCGGGCGATCCCCGGCAGATCGGGGCGTTCAGGCTGCTCGGTGTGCTCGGGTCCGGCGGGATGGGCCGGGTCTATCTCGGCGCCGTTCCCGGGACGTTCGCGGCGGTGAAGCGGGTGCTTCCCGTGCTCGCCGAGGACGCCGACTTCCTCAGCCACTTCGGGCACGAGCTCGACAACCTGGCCCGGCTGCCCGCCGGGGCCAACACCAAGCTCCTCGCGAGCGACCGCACGGCGAAGCCGCCGTGGTTCGCGACCGAGTTCATTCCCGGCATCACCCTCAACGAGGCCATCCGGCTCAACGGCGGCCCGCTGGCCGGCGGCGCCCTGTGGCGGCTGCTCCGGGAGGCGGCGGCCGGGCTGCGGGTGGTGCACGGCGCCGACATGGTGCACCGCGACCTCAAGCCGTCCAACGTGATGCTGACCGGCGGCGGCCTCTCGCTCATCGACTTCGGCGTGGCCCGCGCGGCCGACCAGAGCCGGCTGACCAAGACCGGCATGGTCATCGGCACCCCCGCCTACATGGCGCCCGAGCAGGCCGTCGCCGACCGGCAGCTGACCGGTGCGGCCGATGTGTTCGCCCTGGGCAGTCTGCTGCTGTACGCGGCGAACGGGCGGCCTCCGTTCGGCGACGGCTCCGGGCCCGACCTGCTCTACCGGGTCGTCCACGGCGAGCCCGACTTCGGGCGGCTCACGGAGGGCGACCCCGAGCTGGCGGAGCTCGTACGGAAGTGTCTCGCGAAGGATCCGGCGGACCGGCCGACGGCCGACGAGCTCGTCGGGCTCACCGAGGAGCACGCGGCGGGCGCCGTCTGGCCGGCGGCCGTCGCCGAGCGGATCGCCGAGCGGGCGGCCTTCGCCGCCGGGGCGCCGACCGCCGAGCAGCTCGAAGAGCTGGAGCGGACCGACCCGACGCGGGACGTGGCGACGGCCTCGCTGACCCCTCAGGCCCCTCAGGCCTCGAAGGAGCCCGCGACCGGCTCTCCCGACCCGCTGGCCGTCACCGGCCAGGCCGTCCCGAGCACGCCGCGGTGGCGCCGCAACAAGTACGTCATGCTCGCCGTGCCCGTCGTCGTCGCGACCGGCACCACCCTGACCGTCGCCCTCAGCCCGTACGTGGGCAAGCTGGGCGCGTCCCCGGAGGCGTCCCCGTCCTCGGTGGCCTCGCAGCCCGCCTCCGTACCGCCGTCGAGCGGGACGGCGAAGCCGTCGGCCAAGCCCTCCGCCAAGCCGTCGGCGAAGCCCTCGGGGAAGGCGTCGGGGAAGCCGTCGCCCGGCGCCCCGGTCCCGCCCGCCACCGGTGGCGGCGACGCGGGCGGATCCGTCATCGGCGGCGGGTCCGTCACCGGCGGGGGCGGATCGAGCACCACCACCTCCGGCGGCTCCGGCTCGGGCTCGGGATCGGGCTCCGCCTCCGGAGGCTCCGGGTCCGGGTCCGCCTCCGGGTCCGGCTCCGGTTCCGCCTCCGGTTCCGGCTCCTCCGGCGGAAGCGGGTCGACGACCCAGCAGCCCGCCCCGCCGCCGCCCACCACCCAGCCCACGACGCGTCCGCCGTCCTCCGGCGGCTCGGCGCCCTCGGGGACGTACTCCCTGGAGAACGCGAACACCGGCAACTGCCTGGCGGAGTACAACGCGGGCTTCGGCGACCTCGTCACCACGGCCGAGTGCGGCTCCCGGGGCAGCAACGGCACCACCTACTGGTTCTCCTGGACCTACGCGTCCGGCGCGAACGGCACCTTCCGGCTGATCAACAAGAAGTCCGGCCGCTGCCTCCAGCCCGCGGGCAACACCACGGTCACGACCGCCGCCTGCAACGGAGCGAGCCTTCAGTCCTGGAAGGTCGTCTCCTCCTCGTCCTCCGGCCGGACCTTCAAGAACATGAGTGACGGGCAGTGCCTGACGGCCGGCTCGTTCGCGATGGACTACGCCTGCGGTTCCGGCACCAACCAGCTCTGGCGGAACATCTCAGCGCTCTGA
- a CDS encoding SDR family oxidoreductase, protein MSPTAVITGASGGIGAATAESLVKAGYDVVVVARRADRLADLAARTGGRAHRLDVTDATAVAEFAATLDSCDVLVNIAGGAFDASPVATGDPASWLSTYEVNVLGTLHMTQALLPLLGAGAGGTIVNLTSTAASVNYESGGSYSAAKHAAHALSETLRLELAGQPVRIVEIAPGMVHTEEFALNRFHGDRAKADAVYAGVDGPLRAEDVAECVRWAVTLPAHVNIDRLVVRPLAQAAQHKVHRGPIFATTTEEKQP, encoded by the coding sequence ATGTCCCCTACCGCGGTCATCACCGGAGCGAGCGGCGGCATCGGTGCCGCCACCGCAGAGTCGCTGGTCAAGGCGGGCTACGACGTGGTCGTCGTCGCCCGCCGCGCCGACCGGCTGGCGGACCTCGCCGCCCGCACGGGCGGCCGGGCCCACCGGCTCGACGTCACCGACGCCACGGCCGTCGCCGAGTTCGCCGCCACCCTCGACAGCTGCGACGTGCTGGTGAACATCGCCGGCGGCGCCTTCGACGCGTCACCCGTGGCGACGGGAGACCCGGCGTCCTGGCTCTCGACGTACGAGGTCAACGTCCTGGGCACGCTGCACATGACGCAGGCCCTGTTGCCCCTGCTGGGGGCCGGCGCGGGCGGCACGATCGTGAACCTCACCTCCACGGCGGCGTCCGTCAACTACGAGAGCGGCGGCAGCTACAGCGCCGCCAAACACGCGGCGCACGCCCTGTCCGAGACCCTCCGGCTGGAGCTGGCGGGGCAGCCGGTGCGCATCGTCGAGATCGCACCCGGCATGGTGCACACCGAGGAGTTCGCCCTCAACCGCTTCCACGGCGACCGCGCCAAGGCCGACGCGGTCTACGCCGGCGTCGACGGTCCGCTGCGCGCCGAGGACGTCGCCGAATGCGTGCGGTGGGCGGTGACGCTGCCCGCGCACGTCAACATCGACCGGCTCGTCGTACGCCCGCTCGCCCAGGCGGCGCAGCACAAGGTGCACCGGGGGCCGATCTTCGCCACCACCACCGAGGAGAAGCAGCCGTGA
- a CDS encoding TauD/TfdA family dioxygenase, producing MTIPLQLSEHSVDDHTRDVLAKEIGDRLADAEFDPDRETAILARIGAHVLRGRLPVDVLDAVTSFTGSGCHALLVDNLVVPKVPPTPVNGFCDEAPLAVVNAIQFGMIQLLGLTPFAVPYENEGRLIRNVVPNPAAAGQTSSWGSDAEFFWHTDNPHLPFGEEGYDPRPYVPRYLTFCTLRNLEEVPTELMSVESATHGLDRELGRLLASASYEISAPDSNDVSEGGDRLALRGAPVLEQSETGLRVRFDLGTTSSRRHEATTALASWADTLAEGPAWDPVLRAGQFLAFDNYRVLHRRKAFTARHDDNARWLRRCYAS from the coding sequence GTGACCATACCCCTGCAGCTGTCCGAGCACTCCGTGGACGACCACACGCGGGACGTGCTGGCGAAGGAGATCGGCGACCGCCTCGCGGACGCCGAGTTCGACCCGGACCGGGAGACGGCGATCCTCGCCAGGATCGGCGCGCACGTCCTGCGCGGCAGGCTGCCGGTGGACGTCCTGGACGCCGTCACCTCCTTCACCGGATCCGGCTGCCACGCCCTGCTGGTCGACAACCTGGTGGTGCCGAAGGTCCCGCCGACCCCGGTGAACGGCTTCTGCGACGAGGCGCCGCTGGCGGTGGTGAACGCCATCCAGTTCGGCATGATCCAGCTGCTCGGCCTGACCCCGTTCGCCGTCCCGTACGAGAACGAGGGCCGGCTGATCCGCAACGTCGTGCCCAACCCCGCCGCCGCCGGGCAGACCAGCTCCTGGGGCTCCGACGCGGAGTTCTTCTGGCACACGGACAACCCCCATCTGCCCTTCGGGGAGGAGGGGTACGACCCCAGGCCGTACGTGCCGCGCTATCTGACGTTCTGCACGCTGCGCAACCTGGAGGAGGTCCCGACCGAGCTGATGTCCGTCGAGTCGGCGACCCACGGTCTTGACCGGGAACTCGGGCGGCTGCTGGCCTCCGCCTCGTACGAGATCAGCGCCCCGGACTCCAACGACGTGTCCGAGGGCGGCGACCGTCTCGCGCTGCGCGGCGCTCCCGTCCTGGAACAGTCGGAGACGGGCCTGCGCGTGCGCTTCGACCTCGGCACCACCAGCTCCCGCCGCCACGAGGCGACGACCGCCCTCGCCTCCTGGGCCGACACCCTCGCCGAGGGCCCCGCCTGGGATCCGGTGCTGCGGGCGGGACAGTTCCTGGCCTTCGACAACTACCGCGTCCTGCACCGCCGCAAGGCGTTCACCGCCCGGCACGACGACAACGCGCGGTGGCTGCGCCGCTGCTACGCGAGCTGA
- a CDS encoding MFS transporter codes for MTTLQPAAQAAPPAPPSVMRHPGFRRLFTAAAAGKLGTQIGYVAIPLLAVTTLHAGAGQVGLLATLSTLSFLLIGLPAGAWVDRMRRRRVMVAADLSRGLLLGSIPVAWLMDSLTMTQLYAVVLLSGVATVFAEVGQQSYLPQLVDRDQLPAANSALVSVDALNQLAGRSVGGFLVQLVAAPAAIAVNALTDLWSAAWIATIRHPDVRPERRAQRNLVKEVNEGLRFVLKQPVLRAVATAGAMNNLSIQVSVTMLPVVFVSELGLSEGVVGLYLAVGGIGVFLGARSSRWIGERLGQGRTLWILGLAVAPFALLVPLVDRGAGLWLAGLSWLLTTFRVGVNNVIQVSFRQRCTPEELLGRMNATMRFLLTGALAVGAALAGGLGAAAGPRAALWAGAIGMALVWIPIFLSPLRTLRTWPDELEN; via the coding sequence ATGACCACCCTCCAGCCCGCCGCGCAGGCGGCGCCCCCCGCACCACCCTCGGTGATGCGCCACCCCGGCTTCCGCCGGTTGTTCACCGCCGCCGCCGCGGGGAAACTCGGCACCCAGATCGGCTACGTGGCGATCCCGCTCCTGGCCGTCACGACCCTGCACGCCGGCGCCGGACAGGTCGGGCTGCTGGCCACCCTCAGCACCCTGTCGTTCCTGCTGATCGGCTTGCCCGCCGGGGCCTGGGTGGACCGGATGCGCCGCCGCCGCGTCATGGTCGCCGCCGATCTGTCGCGGGGCCTGCTGCTCGGCTCCATCCCGGTGGCCTGGCTCATGGACTCCCTCACCATGACCCAGCTGTACGCCGTCGTCCTGCTCTCCGGAGTGGCGACCGTCTTCGCCGAGGTCGGCCAGCAGAGCTACCTGCCGCAGCTCGTCGACCGCGACCAGCTGCCCGCCGCCAACTCCGCGCTGGTCAGCGTGGACGCCCTGAACCAGCTGGCGGGGCGCAGCGTCGGCGGCTTCCTCGTGCAGCTGGTGGCCGCGCCCGCTGCGATCGCGGTGAACGCGCTCACCGACCTGTGGTCGGCGGCGTGGATCGCCACGATCCGTCATCCGGACGTACGCCCCGAGCGCCGCGCGCAGCGCAACCTCGTCAAGGAGGTCAACGAGGGCCTGCGGTTCGTCCTCAAGCAGCCGGTGCTGCGCGCCGTCGCCACGGCCGGTGCGATGAACAACCTCTCCATCCAGGTCAGCGTCACCATGCTGCCGGTGGTCTTCGTCAGCGAACTCGGACTCTCCGAGGGCGTCGTCGGCCTCTACCTCGCCGTCGGCGGCATCGGAGTGTTCCTGGGCGCGCGGTCCTCCCGCTGGATCGGCGAGCGGCTCGGCCAAGGCCGCACCCTGTGGATCCTGGGGCTCGCCGTGGCCCCCTTCGCCCTCCTGGTGCCGCTGGTCGACCGCGGTGCGGGGCTGTGGCTGGCCGGCCTGTCCTGGCTGCTGACGACCTTCCGGGTCGGCGTGAACAACGTCATCCAGGTCAGCTTCCGCCAGCGCTGCACCCCCGAGGAGCTGCTCGGCCGGATGAACGCCACGATGCGCTTCCTGCTGACCGGCGCCCTGGCCGTCGGAGCGGCGCTGGCCGGCGGCCTCGGCGCCGCCGCGGGACCGCGCGCCGCGCTGTGGGCCGGTGCCATCGGCATGGCCCTGGTATGGATCCCGATCTTCCTTTCCCCGCTGCGCACCCTGCGCACCTGGCCCGACGAGCTGGAGAACTGA
- a CDS encoding DoxX family membrane protein produces the protein MQTVWLTGAEWLAVLRIGLGLWWLESWRHKDKKGWFERGTGIAWAADVAGKHRWAAVKNGFDTVVAPRPKLMAYVVVYAELALGLGLVTGLLTPVALVGGLLLNLLYLVLMIHDWAEQGQNAMMALISLVALLAVSWQTWSLDSAIGLF, from the coding sequence ATGCAGACCGTCTGGCTCACCGGCGCCGAATGGCTCGCCGTCCTCCGCATCGGCCTCGGCCTGTGGTGGCTGGAGAGCTGGCGCCACAAGGACAAGAAGGGCTGGTTCGAGCGCGGCACCGGCATCGCCTGGGCGGCCGACGTCGCCGGCAAGCACAGGTGGGCGGCCGTGAAGAACGGCTTCGACACCGTCGTCGCCCCGCGCCCCAAGCTCATGGCGTACGTCGTCGTCTACGCCGAACTCGCCCTCGGCCTCGGCCTGGTCACCGGCCTCCTCACCCCCGTCGCCCTCGTCGGCGGCCTCCTCCTCAACCTCCTCTACCTCGTCCTGATGATCCACGACTGGGCCGAGCAGGGGCAGAACGCGATGATGGCGCTCATCTCCCTCGTCGCGCTCCTCGCCGTCTCCTGGCAGACCTGGTCCCTCGACTCCGCGATCGGACTCTTCTGA
- a CDS encoding helix-turn-helix transcriptional regulator, whose translation MTTRSELAILSLRAYSAALKNGEFHTTEIARDIGCDEAAAHQIKIYLSKLRLLAEGHPDEGLRPVDPEVAEVELRLPLEQRIHVGQQELSRIHHVLDQFTGPYREHTRAQRTQETIRVLTDPADVQQEVGLMMRRCTKEMVTMQPGGGRSAETIRAVLPPTLDLLHRGVQMRTLYQHTARASLTTRNYVRQVAEEGAQIRTTGEPFERLIIFDAETVFVPAARSGRQVPGAALVTDPTVVNFMYRTFESMWQSAQDFEAHRHDYQQAAEELRGRILRLMAAGLKDDVIARRLGMATRTCRRYITGITEEIGAVSRFQAGVKAARLGLLPDEEELASLTPGS comes from the coding sequence TTGACCACTCGCTCCGAACTCGCGATCCTCTCTCTGCGCGCGTACTCCGCCGCACTCAAAAACGGGGAATTCCACACCACCGAGATAGCCCGGGACATCGGCTGCGACGAGGCCGCGGCCCACCAGATAAAGATCTACCTCAGCAAGCTGAGACTGCTCGCCGAAGGGCATCCCGACGAGGGCTTGCGTCCCGTCGACCCGGAAGTTGCCGAAGTGGAACTAAGACTTCCACTGGAGCAGCGGATCCATGTCGGCCAGCAGGAACTCTCCCGTATCCACCACGTCCTGGACCAGTTCACCGGCCCCTACCGGGAGCACACCCGTGCCCAGCGCACCCAGGAGACGATACGGGTGCTGACCGATCCCGCCGACGTGCAGCAGGAGGTCGGGCTCATGATGCGCCGCTGCACCAAGGAGATGGTGACCATGCAGCCCGGCGGCGGGCGCAGTGCGGAGACCATCCGCGCGGTGCTGCCCCCCACGCTGGACCTGCTGCACCGCGGCGTGCAGATGCGCACCCTCTACCAGCACACCGCCCGCGCCAGCCTCACCACCCGCAACTACGTGCGCCAGGTCGCCGAAGAGGGCGCGCAGATACGCACCACCGGTGAACCCTTCGAGCGCCTGATCATCTTCGACGCCGAAACCGTGTTCGTACCGGCGGCGCGCTCCGGCCGCCAGGTCCCCGGTGCGGCACTCGTCACCGATCCGACGGTCGTGAACTTCATGTACCGCACCTTCGAGAGCATGTGGCAGTCGGCTCAGGACTTCGAGGCGCACCGCCACGACTACCAGCAGGCGGCGGAGGAGCTGCGCGGCCGGATCCTGCGGCTGATGGCCGCCGGGCTGAAGGACGACGTCATCGCCCGCCGGCTCGGCATGGCCACCCGGACCTGCCGGCGGTACATCACGGGGATCACGGAGGAGATCGGCGCGGTCAGCCGCTTCCAGGCGGGCGTGAAGGCCGCCCGCCTGGGGCTCCTGCCGGACGAGGAGGAGCTGGCGTCCCTCACTCCGGGAAGCTGA